Proteins encoded within one genomic window of Natator depressus isolate rNatDep1 chromosome 1, rNatDep2.hap1, whole genome shotgun sequence:
- the ZNF697 gene encoding zinc finger protein 697, translating to MEREEELCAPILQESEEREILFGASTGLNEHEEKNPQEDGPENLEQYGTISEGCEENVFQSPDEEGAYEGQYMSETHQGDIPGKILGNSVHPERDLEALQGIIIHQRIPIEERPYVYTECGEGFSQSSNLTQHEITQTGEKPHKCTECNKSFSWRSDLIKHQRTHTGEKPYICSECGENFSVSSHLFTHKRTHTGERPFHCNECGKSFSRNSHLINHQRIHTGEKPFECAQCGKSFSDFSTLTQHQRTHTGEKPYVCVECGKSFIQSSHLVRHRRIHTGEKPYKCAECGKSFRYKSHLAQHHKLHME from the exons ATGGAACGAGAGGAAGAGCTGTGTGCTCCAATTCTCCAGGAGTCAGAGGAAAGGGAGATCCTCTTTGGGGCCTCCACAG GATTGAATGAGCATGAGGAGAAGAACCCCCAGGAAGATGGTCCTGAGAATCTGGAACAGTATGGTACAATATCAGAGGGGTGTGAAGAGAATGTTTTCCAGAGCCCTGATGAGGAGGGGGCCTATGAGGGCCAGTACATGTCAGAAACACATCAGGGAGACATTCCTGGTAAGATACTGGGTAACTCCGTTCATCCAGAAAGAGATTTGGAAGCTCTTCAAGGTATCATCATCCACCAGAGAATTCCTATAGAAGAGAGACCCTATGTATATACTGAATGTGGGGAGGGCTTCAGTCAGAgctcaaaccttacacagcatgaAATAACACAGACAGGAGAGAAACCACATAAATGTACTGAATGTAACAAAAGTTTCAGTTGGCGCTCAGACCTAATTAAAcaccagagaacccacacaggcGAGAAACCCTACATATGTAGTGAATGTGGGGAAAACTTTAGTGTGAGCTCTCACCTTTTCACTCAcaagagaacccacacaggagagagacctttCCATTGTAAcgaatgtgggaaaagcttcagccgGAACTCTCACCTTATTAACCACCAAAGAATCCACACCGGAGAAAAGCCCTTTGAATGTGctcagtgtgggaaaagcttcagtgatTTCTCAACACTTACCCAGCACCAGAGAacccacacgggtgagaaacccTACGTATGTGttgaatgtgggaaaagcttcatccAGAGCTCACACCTCGTTAGGCAccggagaatccacacaggagagaaaccctataaatgtgctgagtgtgggaaaagctttcgTTACAAGAGTCACCTTGCCCAGCACCATAAACTCCACATGGAGTAG